Within Mycobacterium heckeshornense, the genomic segment TTCCGTTGTGTTAGAATATAACTCGTTGTCAAGTCACCTCAGACTTACACAGAAATCATGATGGGCTCGTATATCCCCGGGCGCACCGTCTATCACGCCTCGGGCGGCTACCGCGGCGATGGCAAGACCGACGCCAAAGACGCCGCGATCATTGCCGATCAGGCCCGGATGCGCCGCGACCTGCAGCCGTTGCGACCCGGCGACGAGATCGCGGTGGAACTGCGCATCCTCACCAGCCGGCGCGCTGATTTGGTGGCCGATCGCACCCGGGCGATCAACCGGCTGCGGGCCCAGCTGCTGGAATACTTCCCCGCCCTGGAACGCGCCTTTGACTACAGCACCAGCAAGGCCGCGTTGATTTTGCTTACCGGCTATCAAACGCCTGACGGGCTGCGCCGCGCCGGTGCTGCTGAGCTGGCCGCCTGGTTGCGAAAACGTAAGGCCCGCAATGCCGATGCTGTCGCGTCCAAAGCCCTTGCGGCCGCTAACGCCCAGCACACCATCGTGCCCGGACAACACCTGGCTGCCACCGTGGTGGCTCGCCTGGCTAAGGAGGTGATGGCCCTCGACATCGAAATCGACGACACCGAGACGATGATCGAGGAGCGATTTCGCCGCCACCGCCACGCTGAAATCATCTTGAGCATGCCCGGCTTCGGTGTCGTGCTCGGCGCCGAGTTCCTCGCCGCCACCGGCGGCGACATATGCGGCTTCGACTCCGTCGACCGCCTCGCCGGCGTGTCCGGACTGGCCCCGGTACCCCGCGACTCCGGGCGCATCAGCGGCAACCTCAAACGCCCCCGCCGCTACCACCGCCGCCTGCTGCGCGCCTGCTACCTGTCCGCCCAAATCGCCATCCGCACCGACGCCGCCTCGCGCACCTACTACGACCGCAAAAGATCCGAAGGCAAAACCCACACCCAAGCCGTCCTCGCTTTGGCGCGCCGCCGCCTCAACGTGGTATGGGCCATGCTCCGCGACGGCACGGCATACCAGCCCGCACCTACCGCCGCGGCGGCTTGACAACTTCATTGAGAATCTCCTTCACACGGTGTCCCTGGTTTCCCTCCTTGAAGCCTAACCAGAATTCGATTAGATTTCGTATCATGCCGTCCTCCCCGCCAACCGCTGTGACCGGCGTAGTGGCCTGCGCGGCTTACCTGCCCCACCACCGCCTACGGCTCACCGAAATCGGATCAGTTTTGGGCGGCGCGCAGCCCGCCGGCAGCCGGTCGGTGGCCTCCTACGACGAGGACACCACCTCGATGGCCGTCGAAGCGGCACGCCCCGTTCTGCGCGCTCTTCCCGTCGCGTCGACGCCGTCGCGGATCTACTTTGCCACCACTGATCCGGCCTACCTCGACAAATCCAACGCAGCGGTCATCCATGCCGCGCTAGGCCTTCCGCGCAACACGCTGGCCGTCGACCTCGGCGGCGCACCACGCTCGGCCGTGGGTGCCTTCCTGGCTGCCGCCGATTGCCCCGACGGAGCGCTGGCCGTCGTGGCTGACATCCGCAGCGGTCTTCCCGGCAGCGCCGACGAAAAACAGGGCGGTGATGCCGCGGCTGCGGTGCTGTTCGGCCCCGGCACCGCCGAAGCGCCGGTGCTGGCCGAGCTGATCACCAGCGCCTCGGTCACCGACGAAATTCTTGACCGCTGGCGCTCCCCGGGCGCGCGGGCCTCGCGGGTATGGGAGGAGCGCTTCGGCGAACATGTCTACGTACCGTTGGCGATGGAGTCGTTTTCCGCCGCCCTTAAACAGGCCGACCTGGCCCCCGCCCAAGTCGATCACCTGATCGTGTGTGGCCTGTCGTCCCGCGCCAACCGCCAATTCGCGGTGGCCAGCGGCGTTGCGCGCGAGGCCCTCGCCGCCGATCTGACCAGCGTGATCGGCAACCCGGGAACCGCCCAGCCGGGGGTCCTGCTCGCCGACGTGCTCGAACGTGCGGAACCCAGTCAAGTGATCGCGCTGGCGATGCTGGCCGACGGCGCCTCGACGCTGATCCTGCGTACCACCGAGGCGCTCGCCGCCCATCGGCCTTCGGCGCCCACGGTGGCCGATCAGATCGCCGCTACCGACGACTCACTCGGCTATGGCACCTTTCTTACCTGGCGGGGGATGTTGCGGCGCGAACCACCGCGCCGACCCGAGCCCGATGCCCCCGCCGGTCCGCCCAGTCATCGATCGGAGAACTGGAAGTACGGTTTCGTCGGCTCTCGCTGCGAACGATGCGGCACCGTTAACTTGCCGCCCGCTCGGATCTGCTTCAAGTGCGGGTCCGACGAGCCGATGGCTCCTCAACCGATGGCCGATACGCCCGCGCGCGTGGCAACCTTCACCGTCGACCGGCTCGCCTACACGCCTAGCCCGCCCATGATTGCGGCGGTCATTGACTTCGAGGGCGGCGGCCGTTTTCGCTGCGAACTCACCGACACAAGTCCCGACGTCGCGATCGGCGACCAGGTCGAAATGACCTTCCGGCGGCTTACCACATCCGAAAGCGGGGTGCACAACTACTTCTGGAAGGCCCGCCCGGCCCGCCGAAAGACCAAGGAGAGCTGACATGGCCGTACATGGAATCTGCGACCGGGTCGCCATCATCGCGATGGGCTGTACCGCCTTCGGGGAACATTGGGATCGCTCGGCCGATGACTTATTGATCGAGGCGGTCACCGACACCACCTCCAGCGCCGGGGTGACGCTGAGCGATATCGACGCGTTTTGGCTGGGAACATACATGTCCGGCTTGTCCGGGCTGAGCCTCAGTCGGCCGTTGCGGTTGCACGGCAAACCGGTTACCCGGGTGGAGAACATGTGTGCTACCGGCTCAGAAGCGCTGCGCAACGCCTGCTACGCCGTAGCCAGCGGCGCCTACGACATGGCGATGGCTGTCGGCGTCGAAAAACTCAAGGACTCCGGGTTTTCTGGTCTGCTGCGCCCGTCGATACCCTCCGACGGCACCGGCGGTACCCTCGGAACAACCAGCGCGCCAGCCAATTTCAGCTTGCTCGGCCCCGCCTACGCCAAGAAGTACGGGGTCACACCCGACGAGCTTAAGGACGTCATCACCCGCATCGCTTGGAAAAACCATCACAACGGCGCCCGCAACCCCCGCGCGCAATTCCGCAAGGAGGTATCCGCGGAGACAATCTCCTGTTCACCGCTGGTCGCCGGACAACTCGGGGTTTTCGACTGCTCGGGGGTTTCCGACGGCGCCGCCGCCGCGATCGTGGTCCGCGCCAACGACGCTCACAAGTACACCGACAAACCGCTGTACATCAAGGCGCTGTCGCTGGTCTCCGGTGCCGCGGACGGTAACGTCGACCCCGACTACGACTTCACGACGTTTCCCGAAGTCGTCGCCTCGGCGCGCAACGCCTACGCCGAGGCCGGACTCACCGACCCGGCTGCCCAGATCGCGATGGCCGAGGTACACGACTGCTTCACCGTCACCGAGCTAGTCCTGATGGAAGATCTCGGCTTCGCTGAACGCGGCACCGCCTGGAAAACGGTGCTGGCAGGCACATTCGACCTCGACGGTAGCTTGCCAGTCAACCCCGATGGCGGGCTCAAAGCGTTCGGCCACCCCGTCGGCGCCAGCGGACTGCGGATGCTCTTCGAGTGCTGGCTGCAGCTACGCGGAGACGCGCCGGATGACCGCCAGATTCGAACAGTCGCCGCCGGCAAGAACATCGGTCTCACCCACAACCTCGGGGGCGGACCCGGCGAATGCGTCTCCTTCGTCTCGCTCGTCGGCACCGAACCCAACCCTTGATTGATCGGAACCCCGTGACCGCTGACCTCCGTGGAGGAGCAACGATGACACTGATGGGCGTCAGTAATATTGTGCGGCGTAGCACACCGACGCTTGCGACACTGGTCGTGCTGGGTGCCGGGATCATCGCAGCAGGCACCCCTTCCGCACATGCGGACGGTGGTGACCCCGAAGACACGGTCATACCGAACAACAAGCGGCTCAACGATGGCGTCGTCGCCAATGTCTACACTGTCCAGCACCAGGCTAAATGCACCACCGACCTGAAGATCAGCCCGCAGCTCCAGCTAGCCGCGCAGCGGCATACCGAAGACCTGCTCAACAACCGGGCTCTCGACGGTGACATCGGGTCGGACGGCTCGACGGTGCAGGACCGGGCCTTGGCTGCGGGCTATCACGGCACGGTCGCCGAGACTGTGGCCATTCAGCCGTCGTTGGCGATCAATGGCATTGACATCATGGGTAATTGGTACTACCGCCCCGACTACTACGCGATCATGTCCAACTGCGCAAACACCCAAATTGGGGTGTGGTCGCTGAACAGTCTGGACCGCAGCGTCGTGGTAGCGGTTTACGGCCAGCCGGCCTGACCGGCCAGTAGACGGGTATGGCTTGTGGTGCATCTCAATGAGCGAAAGACTCCGATGAATAGCCGATTTGTTGTCGTTCCGGCAATTGCGCTCGCTATCGGAGGTGTTGTCGGCTGCACATCGCTGGCGGCTTTCAAGCCCAAGCCCGGGACGCTGCCGCCCGAGACAGCGCAGCTCACCATCAACGACACGACCGCCGACACCACCAAGGCAGTGCAGTGTTCGACGGTAGATTCGTTAACGACGATCAAAGCTGGCGATGACGATCGGGGGGGCGACGGTGATGGTGTCCAATGCCGGGCCGCTGACCGTCAAGTTCGTCAGGATTCGTAACCTCAGCGGCGTTACCGGTGATTACAACCTCGGTCTAGAAGGCGACGCAACGATCGCGATGAACGGTGCCACGTACGACATCACGGGTGCCGTTCTCGGGTACAGCCCTACAGCAATTGCGCCGATGAAGCAGTCGTTCCGGATCAAGGTTTCATGCTGATGCGTCAGACGGTGACGTCCGCGCGCCGAGACTAGGATCCGCTGTGGGCTTCCCCTGAAAACGTGGAGGTTTCCGTTATGCGGCCTCCGGTTGGATGGCCGTGATTTTTTCGTATTCGACGGGTGGCAGCAACCCGGCTGAGCTGTGCTGAGGTCGGGTGAACCCGGCGATCACCAGCGCCTCCAACGCATTGGTCTTATTCTTCCTGCCCGAACACCGGGCAACAGAGTCGCACAACAACTGGACCACTACGACGGCCTCACCCCACTTCGGCAACTTCGACAAAAAATCTCAGTTGTTGCTGTGCCGGATAGGCTGTGGAGGTAGGATTTTGGGGTGGTACGTTTCATTGCCGTTTCTGCGGCCACTCTCGGAATCGCGTTGACCGGCGTTCATCCCGTAAGCGTCTCGAATGCCTCGCCTTCGAACGCAACACAGCAGTGTACCTTCGACCTCATACCTCCAAAGGTGCTGCGGATTTCGGGTGTGAGCTTTGTGACCGCAACTGTGAAACCTGGATCATGCGGGGAAGTCAACCCCAACTTTTCAGAGGTGTGTCTGTCGATCGAGGGACGGGATTCGGCCGGGCAGTGCGCGTGGAACAGCGGTCCAGCACCGGCGGTGCTTTACTACACCTACGTACAAGGTGCGACGTATGTCGTGAAAGGCCAAGGATGCGTTAGTCTTTTCGCGCCGCCCTACACGATGTGTCAGGACATTGCCCCATCGCACGTCACGCTGTAGGGCTGACCGCGGCATGCGCTCCGCGTTTTTAAACGGGGTCGAACTCGGAGATCAACCAGTGCTGGTTGATCTTGTCCAGGGTCACCCGGACGCTCGAAATCGAATCAGTAGGCGAGTCCGTGCCGACGACAGTGGTCTGGTTGACGAAGATCAGGACCACTGCATGGTTGGAGGTAGCTGACACCGAGGCAGCCGCGGGCACGGTGGCGACTGTGGAGATGTGTTTCTGCTTAGCGCCCGGAATCACGACGTCATGGATCAGCTGGTTGTAGGAGTCCCGAAAGGTTCCGGTCAACCGGTCGCGGGCTGTGCCTAAGTCCTTTTCGACAGTGTCGGGCCGATAAGACAGCAGGGCAATGGCGGATTCCTTGGCCGCCGCAACGGATTCGGTGCGGGCAGCCGCTGAACTGCCCATCGATGAATTCTGCCATTTCAAGTAGCCAGCGGCCACCGTCAGCAACAAAGCGAGGCCGGGCAGCACCGCATACGCCAACGACCGCGACCAGTTGATCCGGCGTTTGGCCTCAGCGGGCTCAAGGGCTTCGGCGTGCTTCTCATCTTCCGACTCATCCGAGGTTGTGTCCGCGGCGTCGCGCGTCTTTTCGCGGTAGCCCGCCTTTCGGGGTTCTTCGCTTTCCGTTGCTTCGGTGGCGGCGACCTTTGCATGGTCCTGGTCGTTCGCCTTGTCGTTTTCCACCCGCACAGTTGCTGGTTCCTTATCTATGTCAAAAGGACCCCGTAAAGGTCCACTGGTCCTCTCCTGTTGTTTTATCGGGTTGTCGGCTGTTCATGATCGCGAGTCGGCGTTAAGGGATACGCCCTTCAGTGCGGCGAGGACGTCCGTAACAAAGCGTCGTCATCCCCGGACTGGCGGATCTGTAATCGGCGGCGCCGCCGGAATGCAGCTCCATCATGGCACGAACGCGACGTTGGCGACCTTCGCCTCATCGCCCGTCTTTTGCACCGTGATTCGCATTCGCCACTCCCGCGGCGCCTGGTCGGCCGCGCCCAGATTCGAGGTCTTGACGGACACAGCCACCAGCACCTGGGCTTCGTCGCCTGAGTCGGATTCCAGGCCCGCTTCCGTGACCGTTCCTACCGACTTCGAGTGCGCCTTCTTGACCACGTCGATGAAGGGTTGCTTGCGCTTGGAGAAATCGTCGTAGAAAGGGCCGGTCGCTGTGTCCAGAATGCGCTGAGCATCGGCGTCGGCGTGTTGCCAGTCGATGGTGCTGAGATTCAGCGCACCCTGCCGCCCGACCTTAACGAATAGCTCCCGCTGCTCTCGGGCCTGATGCAACTGGTAGGCGTGAAATCCCAGCCATGCCACCAGGGCCGTCATGGCGGCCACCACAACCATGCCGATCACCGTTGCCAGCCGCACATGTGACATTGGCTGCTTGATGGCCGCAGTCACTTCAGTGTGACCTGCCGCAGTATCATCAGTATTTCCTGACCCACTGTCGGTCTTGTCATCAGCTGTGGCGTCACCGGAGTTTACTTCGTCAGCAGCGCCTTCTACCTGCGGCTCGGCGCCGTGTCCGCCTGTCGGTGCGAAGGAGCCCTCATCGGGGTGGCCCTGTGGCGTTTCGCTGTCGGCTATTTCGCTTAGCTCCCGGTCGGGGGCGTCAGCATCTGTTGCCATGTCTTCTCCTTATCAGCGCCGTGCGCCAAGTTGGATTGCGTGTAGAGCTGCCCGTCTGGTCCAACGTAGGTGCCGGTGGCCGGGTCATACTGTGCGGCCGCTATAGGTAGCGGCGCGGGACCCGATGAAGGCGGCGGCGAACCAGGTGATGCTAACGCGGGGGGTGACTGTGCAGGTGGTGATTCACCCGGGTCGAACTGGGGAACGCCTTGCCCCGTGAACGTCGCGTTGGGGTCTCCCTTCCAGTTGAAGCCGTCGTTGAGCGGGATGTAGTCTTGGCTACTTTCGCACATTTTCACCGTCGCGGCACGCTTGCCGGGCCGGGTTTCGCATGGATAGTTGCGCGCGCCACGCACAGCGGTGAGATTCGAGTCTTGCGGTATGCGACAGTAGACGTTGCCCTTCGGGCGATCCGGGTAGTCCTCGAAGCTGGCCGCCCGCTGTTGTTGGATCGGAAAGAACCCGGTGGTGCATGGTGGCGGCAAGTTGAGGTTCAGGTTGAAGTCCAGAAATGCACCCTTGTAGTCCTGCTTGGTGTTCTTGTTGGGCACCTGGATCGCTTGGATGGCGGCCGCACCCTGCGGCAGCAGCACCAGGAGTGCCTCCAGGTTGTCCCGGTAGGTGACCGCCACCTCGCCGACGCTGACGAGATTGGCCAGCACGATGGGCAACGTTGGCTGCAACCGATCCAGCAGTGCGCGCACCTCGTCTGCCGCCTGCGGAGCCTTCCGCAGGATGCCCTGGACGGCAGTGTCGTTGGTCTGCAACTGCTTGGTGACGGTCGCCAGGTGGGCCGCCCACGCTCGAATCGAATCCGATGACTCGGTTTGGCTGTCCAGGATTGGCTTTGACTCGTCGATCACGGTGACGAGTGGGTCCAGGTTCTTGCGCGCGTCCTTGGCCAGAGTGGTCGCGCCGTTCACGAGCCGGGACAGTTCCGGGCCCAAGCCGCCGAAAGCGATGTAAGACTCGTCGACCACGGTTTTCAGGTTGTCGCGCGGGATCGCGTTCAGGCCGCGATTGGCCGCCGCCAGCAGTGAGTTGATATTCGGGGGAAAAGTGGTGCGGTCCGCGGGGATCACGTCGCCGTTTTTCAGCGGCGGGCTGTTCCCGTTGCGCGGCAACAACGCAAGGTATTGCTCGCCGACCGCCGAGAAACTGTGGACCTGGATGCTCAGATCGTCCGGGATGTGGGTGCCCGAATTTAGCTGAAGCACCGCCTCGGCGCCCGTGTTGGTTAGCCGCACATCCGATATCCGCCCGACATCGACGCCACGGTAGGTGACGTCCCCGCCCTCATAAAGACCGTCTGCCCGGGCTAACTGCACCCGCACCGTGTACGTGCCAACGCCGAAAAACCTGCGCGGTAGCTGATAGTAATAGCCAAATACGGCCCATAACCCGCCCAGCACGATCACTGCGAAGACCGCCAACTGGATTCTGGTTGCCCTAGTCATACGCATGTCACGGCCCCTGGTTGAAGTGGTACGGAATGACCAGCGGGTTGCGCGCGGTATAGGGGCTGGGGAGCTGACCGATGGTGCGGCCCCACTGCAGCTCCAGCTCTGTCAAAGTTCCCTCCCACCGAGTGCCGGTCAAAAACGCCGCGTCAAGTCGGCTCAGCGTCAAGTCGAAAACACCGGTTAAGTTCGCGTAATCGCCCCGGAGCCATTTTGCGAGCGTTGGCTTGGGGAACGGGAAGGTTCCGTAGAAATCCAGTGAACGGGTCAACGCCGGCCCGGCGTCGGCCAGTGATTGCAGCACCGGGCCGAGATCGTTCAGTTCCTTGACCAGGTTCACCTTGGTCTGGTTCACCGAGTCGGCGGCAAGCGCGCCCAATTTGCCCAGCTGAGCCAGCGCTTCGGCGAGGTTTTGGCGCTCGTCCTTGAGCACAGCCAGCGCGTTCGGGATGGTTTTCAGCGCCTTATCAACGACCGGCTTCTGATCGGCGAAGTGACCGACCAGGTTGTTCAGGCTGTCGGTCGCGGCGATGATGTCATCTTTTTGGTCGTTGAGGTAGGCGATGTACTTGTCGAGTTGTCCGATCAGGCTTTTCAGTTCTTGGCCGCGACCGGAGAAGGCTGTGCTCAACGCTTCGGTTATGTCCTGAAGCTGACTTAAGCCGCCCCCGTTGAGCAGCAGTGAAAGTGCGCCCAGCGTCTGTTCGGTTGACGGATATGCGCCCGCGGAAGACAAAGGGATCAGCGACCCGTCGCGAAGCGTGCCCTTCGGGGGCACGTCTTTGGGTGGCGCCAGTTCGATGTGCAACGAACCCAGCAGGCTGGTCTGTCCGAGCGTGGCAGTCGCGTTGCCCGGCAGGTGGACGCTGCCGTCGAGCTTCATGGTGACCAGCGCATGCCAGCCTTGACGTTCGATTTTGGTCACATTGCCAACGGTCACATCAGCGACTTGGACTGGAGAGTTCTGTTTGAGGTTCTGCACGTCGGGCATCTGCGCTTGAATGGTGTAGGAACCAGGGCCACCGCCTTTGGTTCCCGGCAGCGGAAGCGAGTTCGCGCCCCGGAAATCACGCGCGGCGGCGCAGCCCGACAGTGCGGCCACGGCCAGCGCCATCAGAAGTCCCGCACCGGTGCGGCGTAGGTGCCTGGGTCGGGTCATCAAGTGACTCATCGTCCACCACCTGCAGGTGGCAGCATCATTCCACGCAGGCCGGTGGCCGGATCGGTGGGTAGCGGGTTCTCCGGCCTGGCCGGCACGAACGGGGGGTTCGCGTGATTCGGGTCGACCATCCCGTTTCCGAAGAAGTTGTATATCTCGTTCGCTGGCGGTAGCGGCCCGTTGGGCGGCGGTGGCACAGTACGGAACGCCTCCGTTGGCGGCGGCCCTGGCGGCGGGATGTAGTCCGGTCGCAGCCAGTCCTCGCTGTAGGTGACTTCGTTGGGACGCGCAGCAACACCGACGAACGGGTTTATCCCGATAGGCGGGTAGTTGTATTGACGGTTCTTGATTATGGGCGCCAGATATTGCACACAGAGTTTCGCCGACTGCTTAGCACCCAAGCGTGATGCGGCCTGAATCGCCGAGCACAAAAACTGGACTGGGTTGGCGAAGTTGTTGATCGCCAATGCACCGGACAGTGCCCCTTGCGCGGGTTCGTAGATGTTGAGGAAGTTCTGGAACGCTGTGGGAGCGATGTGCAGAGTTTGCTTGATGTCGTCCAGACTCTGAACCACTGCGTTGGACACCGACGCCAACTTGTCCGAGGCGGTGCCTAGCGCCTCACGATTGTCGGCCGTGAAACTTGTGAGGTCGCCGACCACATCGTTCAAATCGCTGACCGCATTTCCGACCTCGTTGGGGTCGTTGGCCAGCTGCCCCGTGACCGCCGCCAAGTTCTGGTTCAGCTGTCGCAACAGGCCGCTGCTGTCGTGCAGCGCCGACACAAGAATTGAGAGGTTTTTGAACGTGCTGAACAGGTCGTCGCTGTGGTCGCCGAGCGCCGAAACCGCTTGCGACAGCTTCAGGACAGTCTCACGGATGGCTGGACCCTGGCCGCGCAGGTTGTCGGCCGCGGTGTTGACAAACGATCCCAGTGTGCTGACTCCGCCCGGTTGCGTCGGCTGCAGTGTCTGCGTCAGCTTCTCAAGCTGTTGGCGGAGATCGTCCCACTCCACCGGAACCGCGGTGCGTTCCCGCGGGATCACCGCGTTATCTTTCAGCACTGGCCCGCCGCGGTAGGCGGGTGTCAACTGGATAGCGCGACTCGTCACCAGTCTTGGGGACAGGATCACCGCTTTAGCATCTGCGGGCACCTTGTATTTGTCGTCGTACCAGAAGGAAATCTTGACGCGATCAGGTTGTGCTTCGATCTTTTCGATCTTGCCGACCGGTACGCCGAGTATGACTACGTCGTCGCCGACGTAGATTTCATTGCTGTTGTCGAAATATCCGATGACCTTCGTGTGGCCGACACCGCTTACGGACCGCACCACCATAATGGTGCCGCCGATCAGCGCCAGCACCAACCCCACGGCGAGGCCGATCTTGGCGTTACGGGTATTCACTGTCCACCACCTTCGGTTGGCCGCGACGGGCCCCCGGGCAGGCCGACGGGTCCCGGCCCGTTAAGCACGGGCGGTTGGCTCGGTGGGATCTGCCCGGGCGCCGGTTGGCTGACCGGCCCCGACGGCGCAGGCACGCCAGGTCCTGGGCCCAGCGCGGGCGGTCCCGGTGGCGGGCCACCGGGTGGCGGCGCAGGTGGCGGCTCCCGATACGGGTAGCAACCGGGACCGGGCAACGGAACGCCCGGCAAACCGCACGGGTAGTCGCCGGGGTTCCCGGTGATGGCATCGGGCAGGGTGCGTCTGGGCTCTCCGCCCTGGCCGGTCCGGGGATACGGCATCGGCAGTGGCGGCGTTGCAGGTTGGCCGACTTGCGGGTCGCTGAGCTGCGACGGCAACCGCGTTGCCGGGTCCAGGCCGAGGTCGGAGAACGCCGCGTCAATAAATGGCTGAACGAACTGACCCGGGAGCAAATTGACAATATACGCTTTGAAGAATGGCCCCGACGCTACCGCTTCACCCAGTCCGAGCGCATAGCCGTTGAGCCCTTTGATCGCCTTCTGGATCTGTTCCTTGCGGTTGTCGACGATGGTCAATACCCCGTTGAGCTTGTCCAGTGCGGGCTTTAGCGTTTCGCGGTTCTCGGCAATGAAACCCTTCAGCTGCTGAGCCGCCGCGGAGAGATTGATGGCGATCCGGTCCAGTGCGCTGCGTTCGCTTTTCAGTTGCGTCAGCAGCGCGTTGGTGTTGGTGACGAGCTTGACTACCTCGTCGCTACGCTGCGCCAGCACCTTCGTGGCCTTGTTGGCGTTGCTCAACAGGTTTCGCAGCTGTCTATCGCGCTCATCCAGTGTTTCGGATAGCCGCGCCACACCTTGCACCGCAACCTTGAGAGCCGGTGGGGTATTGGAAAACTCGTTCGACAGCACGGCCAGCGCCTTCGACAACTCGTCGGTGTCTATCCCGTTGATGGTGCGCGTCAGATCTCCCAGCGCGTCGGGCACCTGATAGGCCGGTGTGGTCCGGTCCAGTGGTATCGGTCCGGTCAGCGGCCGCTCTCCGCGTGGCGTGACTTCAAGGAGCTTGGCGCCCAGTAACGTCCTCAAATGGATTGCCGCCTCGGTACGCTCGCCGAGCCGGACACCACCGGCGACCTTGAACTTGACCAGCACCTGCGGTCCGTCCAGTGCGACGCTGGTCACCGTACCGACCTTTAAACCCGAAACCTGAACGGGGTTACCCGGTGACAAACCGCCCGCCTCAGCAAAGTACGCCGAGTATTCCTTGCCGCGGTTGACGAACGGCAGCTTGCTGACATTCAGTGCCAGGAGCAGGACAGCGACACTCACGACAACACCGATCGCCCCGACGACCACGAGGTTGCGATCCGAGAAGGGTTTCACCGTGGTTTGCACCTCCCCGTGTCCTGACCAACCACCTTCACGTACACCGGTTGCCCACCTTTGCCGTTCAGCTTCAGCACCACGTCGCAGAGATAGAAGCTAAAGAAGTCGCCGTACAGACCCTGCCTTCCGAGGATTTGATACGCGTCGGGCAAGGTGTTGAGCAGGTTGTCGACAAAGTCGCGATCAGCCACCACGTTTCCTGCGGTCCGATCCGCCTCGCGCACCACCTTCTTGAGCGGCGGGCGGGCTTGGGCCAGCAAATCGGCGACAGACCCGACAGCCGCAT encodes:
- a CDS encoding IS110 family transposase, translated to MMGSYIPGRTVYHASGGYRGDGKTDAKDAAIIADQARMRRDLQPLRPGDEIAVELRILTSRRADLVADRTRAINRLRAQLLEYFPALERAFDYSTSKAALILLTGYQTPDGLRRAGAAELAAWLRKRKARNADAVASKALAAANAQHTIVPGQHLAATVVARLAKEVMALDIEIDDTETMIEERFRRHRHAEIILSMPGFGVVLGAEFLAATGGDICGFDSVDRLAGVSGLAPVPRDSGRISGNLKRPRRYHRRLLRACYLSAQIAIRTDAASRTYYDRKRSEGKTHTQAVLALARRRLNVVWAMLRDGTAYQPAPTAAAA
- a CDS encoding OB-fold domain-containing protein: MPSSPPTAVTGVVACAAYLPHHRLRLTEIGSVLGGAQPAGSRSVASYDEDTTSMAVEAARPVLRALPVASTPSRIYFATTDPAYLDKSNAAVIHAALGLPRNTLAVDLGGAPRSAVGAFLAAADCPDGALAVVADIRSGLPGSADEKQGGDAAAAVLFGPGTAEAPVLAELITSASVTDEILDRWRSPGARASRVWEERFGEHVYVPLAMESFSAALKQADLAPAQVDHLIVCGLSSRANRQFAVASGVAREALAADLTSVIGNPGTAQPGVLLADVLERAEPSQVIALAMLADGASTLILRTTEALAAHRPSAPTVADQIAATDDSLGYGTFLTWRGMLRREPPRRPEPDAPAGPPSHRSENWKYGFVGSRCERCGTVNLPPARICFKCGSDEPMAPQPMADTPARVATFTVDRLAYTPSPPMIAAVIDFEGGGRFRCELTDTSPDVAIGDQVEMTFRRLTTSESGVHNYFWKARPARRKTKES
- a CDS encoding acetyl-CoA acetyltransferase gives rise to the protein MAVHGICDRVAIIAMGCTAFGEHWDRSADDLLIEAVTDTTSSAGVTLSDIDAFWLGTYMSGLSGLSLSRPLRLHGKPVTRVENMCATGSEALRNACYAVASGAYDMAMAVGVEKLKDSGFSGLLRPSIPSDGTGGTLGTTSAPANFSLLGPAYAKKYGVTPDELKDVITRIAWKNHHNGARNPRAQFRKEVSAETISCSPLVAGQLGVFDCSGVSDGAAAAIVVRANDAHKYTDKPLYIKALSLVSGAADGNVDPDYDFTTFPEVVASARNAYAEAGLTDPAAQIAMAEVHDCFTVTELVLMEDLGFAERGTAWKTVLAGTFDLDGSLPVNPDGGLKAFGHPVGASGLRMLFECWLQLRGDAPDDRQIRTVAAGKNIGLTHNLGGGPGECVSFVSLVGTEPNP
- a CDS encoding CAP domain-containing protein; amino-acid sequence: MGVSNIVRRSTPTLATLVVLGAGIIAAGTPSAHADGGDPEDTVIPNNKRLNDGVVANVYTVQHQAKCTTDLKISPQLQLAAQRHTEDLLNNRALDGDIGSDGSTVQDRALAAGYHGTVAETVAIQPSLAINGIDIMGNWYYRPDYYAIMSNCANTQIGVWSLNSLDRSVVVAVYGQPA
- a CDS encoding lipoprotein LpqH → MTIGGATVMVSNAGPLTVKFVRIRNLSGVTGDYNLGLEGDATIAMNGATYDITGAVLGYSPTAIAPMKQSFRIKVSC
- a CDS encoding MCE family protein; the encoded protein is MRMTRATRIQLAVFAVIVLGGLWAVFGYYYQLPRRFFGVGTYTVRVQLARADGLYEGGDVTYRGVDVGRISDVRLTNTGAEAVLQLNSGTHIPDDLSIQVHSFSAVGEQYLALLPRNGNSPPLKNGDVIPADRTTFPPNINSLLAAANRGLNAIPRDNLKTVVDESYIAFGGLGPELSRLVNGATTLAKDARKNLDPLVTVIDESKPILDSQTESSDSIRAWAAHLATVTKQLQTNDTAVQGILRKAPQAADEVRALLDRLQPTLPIVLANLVSVGEVAVTYRDNLEALLVLLPQGAAAIQAIQVPNKNTKQDYKGAFLDFNLNLNLPPPCTTGFFPIQQQRAASFEDYPDRPKGNVYCRIPQDSNLTAVRGARNYPCETRPGKRAATVKMCESSQDYIPLNDGFNWKGDPNATFTGQGVPQFDPGESPPAQSPPALASPGSPPPSSGPAPLPIAAAQYDPATGTYVGPDGQLYTQSNLAHGADKEKTWQQMLTPPTGS
- a CDS encoding MCE family protein, translated to MTRPRHLRRTGAGLLMALAVAALSGCAAARDFRGANSLPLPGTKGGGPGSYTIQAQMPDVQNLKQNSPVQVADVTVGNVTKIERQGWHALVTMKLDGSVHLPGNATATLGQTSLLGSLHIELAPPKDVPPKGTLRDGSLIPLSSAGAYPSTEQTLGALSLLLNGGGLSQLQDITEALSTAFSGRGQELKSLIGQLDKYIAYLNDQKDDIIAATDSLNNLVGHFADQKPVVDKALKTIPNALAVLKDERQNLAEALAQLGKLGALAADSVNQTKVNLVKELNDLGPVLQSLADAGPALTRSLDFYGTFPFPKPTLAKWLRGDYANLTGVFDLTLSRLDAAFLTGTRWEGTLTELELQWGRTIGQLPSPYTARNPLVIPYHFNQGP